In Gloeomargarita sp. SKYB120, the sequence GATGGTTTTTACCACCGTACCTTGCAGTCGCCGCCGTTCGGCCAAATGCTCAATCAGGATGGGAATCAGCACCTGGGGCGAGAGAAATTGCCCTTGACCGTCCATCGCTGCAATCCGGTCCCCATCCCCGTCAAACACCAAGCCCACTTGGGGGCCGTGGTGTCGCTGCAAGGTGGTGCGCAACTCCTCCAGGTAAGGAGGCAGCGGTTCCGGCGGATGACCACCGAACAACACATCCCGTTGGGTGCGGATTTCCTGCACCGCGTTCCCCAAAATGCGTGTCAATCCCCCCGACGCTGCTCCGTGCATTGGGTCCACCCACACCTGCCAGTGCTGCAAGCCAGCGCGAATTTGCGCCACATCCACTTGCTGCTGGAGCGCCTGCACGTAATCCGGCCAGGGGTCAAACACGGTCACCGCTCCACTAGGGCGCTGAGGCAATGGTTGCGTCAAGTGGGCTTCGATGCGCTGCGTCATATCCGGCGGGATGGACCCCCCAAAGGCCCCTTTGACCTTCAAGCCGTTGTAGATGGCTGGGTTGTGACTGGCTGTGATCACCAGCGCCCCCATGGCCCTGTAATGTCGGACGCCGTAGCTAAAGGCGGGTGTGGAGGCCGCTTGGGTTGCCAATAGCACCTGATAGCCCGCAGCGGCAACGGCCTGGGCGGCAGTTTGCGCAAACTCCTCTGACAAAAAACGCCGGTCATAGCCAACCAGCAGGGGCGCTTCAGGACAGGCCTCTGCCAGAACTTCAGCGGCGGCCACCGCCACCTGGGCCACCCGGTCGAAGGTGAACTCCTTAGCGATCACCCCCCGCCAACCGTCCGTGCCAAAGCGAATCGCCCCCATGCCTTAGCTCCTGTGCACCCGTCCCCTTATTGTAACCGCTGGTTCTGGAGCAACACATCACCTGCAAAGCGGTACACCAGGCGGAAATTGGGAAGCAGTCGCAGGATGTGCGCGAGATTAATTTGGCCTTCGTACAGTTCCACGTTCGAGTATTCTGTGTAGAAATAGCGGGTTTTCTCCAAGGTCTGTTTGCCGCCCTGGATCAAATCAACTTCCGCTCCCTGGACATCAGCCCAGATGAAATCAATCTGGGTAATTGAGTGTGCCTGGCACCAGGTATCTAGGCGCTGGGTGGGGACAGTGATTGTTTTTTCAAAAACAATCCAAGGGAACCGTTCGAGATGCCGTTTGGGCCGGCGGATGGAACCCGAATCGTACCAGCTACGAGCTATCGCCGCGTCTGGGTGGGTATCGCTCATAAAAAACGGAATTTCCCCATCCTGGTTGGAAATCGCGATGGGATAGAGTTGCACCCGTGGGTCGTTCCCTAGGCGCTGTTGAAAATCAGCAATGGCGCGGGGGTCCGGTTCAAAACAGTAGATTTTTGCCCGTGGAAAACACTCCAGAAACTGCACGGTGTGTTCCCCGTTATTACAGCCGATTTCTAGGATCACGGGGTTGTCTTTTCCAAGAAGTTGCACCAGTTCCTGCACATCCAAACCACCGGGGGTAATGGGTGTGAATTCGGGCCTGAAGTAACTGAGTGCCTGTTGAAGGCGCCGCTTGAGGGGTCGCCGGAGTGAAGCCGGAATCAAGGGCTTGAGGGCGGCTTTCAAGGTTGAAATCATAGCGAATGAGCTATGCGATTGCTCTAGATGCATTGTATAAAAATCCTATTTGAGAGCCGAATGGCCTAGGAATGATCCAAAAACCCTTTTTCTATAGCTATAGCTGAGCACAGAATGCTTGACATGGGTAGAAACTGGAACCCCAGATGATTCTGCATTAGTTGCCTCTCAAAGGCGACAACCTAAACCCAAGGGTCGCAGGGCGTAGCCCCGTTCTGGTTTTTTTCGGTTGTCTCCTAGACAAACTAAAGTGGTCTAGCTATGATTGGACGCTAGGGCTGATGAAGGGGTTCTATCGGAACTTGCAACAAGCCCCCATCAAGGCCGAAGCATGGCGTCAAGTTCAGATTGCCCTGTTGCGGGGTTTGCAAGGGGGTGTGCCGGTGCCGCTAGTGATTGCTCAATAGGAGAACCAGCTCCTCAATCATCCCCACGACTGGGCGGGGTTTACGCTCGTGGGTAGCCCCTGGTAATCACGCTTCAGGAACCATCAAATTTTGCTCGCCATTGCCGGGGTGTGTAGGATGAGGTCAGCCCTAACCAGCGTAGGAGCGGCGCTAATAAGCCCTTGCCATTGCAGGGCACAACGATGGTTTCCGACTCTGGATAAAACAAATCCGGCGATAAACCATTGTCCACCCAGACCCGTTTCAGTTCCGCAAATTCGGACGCTGTTAAATTCAGCACCCAACACCCCGTATCATCGGCATGACAAATCAGTGATGGGTTCATCATCAAGGATTATAGCTAAAAACATTTAGTCTGACGTAGAATAAGGCTGATAGGTTACGGAGTGATGTCTAAGCCTTACAGCACAGACCTGCGCTAGAGAGCTATTGAAGCGGTCTTGGGGGGTGCAACACTCGTCGAAGTGAGATATCGCACGTTACAACGTTGGCTCAAACAATGGTCTGAAACCAGTGATTGCGCACCGAAGACCGGTTACCAAAAGGGGCATAGTCATAAGATTAAAGACTCGGATGAATTTCGCAAGTTCGTCGATGCGAACCCCAGTTTGACCCAAAAGGAAATGGCAGCTAGTATGACGATTTGTAGGGCGCTTAAAAGACGAGCAAGAGCGGCAAGCATATCTCGAGAAAATGAAGGATGTGAAGTCGGAAGAAGTTGTTTATATAGACCAATCCGGCATTGACCAGCGAGCAGTTTATGAGCATGGCTGGGGTAATTATGGCAAGAAGGCGGGTGGGATATGATGGGTGGTGATTATCTCGGGAGATTCATCAAGCCATTAACCTGGATAGGGAGCTGCAATTTACAGGTCGTTTTAACTTGGTTGCGTGAGTGGTTACTACCGGCGATTGGTCCTGGTAAAAAGATGGTGATGGACAATGCCAGTTTTCACCGGTCGGCGGCGGTTAGGTAAGTGGTGGAAGCGGCTGGGTGTGAGCTGATATATTTGCCTAGATATTTGCCAGATTTGAACCCGATTGATTGAGCAAAAGGTGCGTAAGTTACAGGTGAGTTCAATCGAAAATCTGCAATCCTTGGTCAATGAAACTATCCGTAGCTTATGTCAAGTTTTGTGATTTTAGCTATAGCCATATGGCTGAGCACAGAATGCTTGACATGGGCAGCAACCGGAAACCTACATGTTTTCCTGTTGGTTGCTTCTCAAGCGCGACAACCTAAATGTTTCCTGCTATAGGAGCGGCTATAGCTAAGCACACAATGTCTGGCACGAGCAGCAGCTAGAAACCTTGAAGCTTTGACCTTGCCTGCTGCTCAAGTACGCTAACTTAAATGTTGTCTGCTATAGATGTCGATTGGTTTTAAGATGTTCCTGGCCTGAATCCGATTTGGGTCGGCCATGCTTGGAGTGTAACCAAGCAGAACCTACGTTCTCTCGTAGTCAGTTTAGCTATAGACGTCCATAGGTTTATATCCCAAAACTGAAGGGGAACTAGTCACCTAGCTCCCCTACCCTAACAATTTATACTCAGAACCTTTATCAGCTGGTTCCGATTCATCACCTTATTGAAGCTAGGAACCTTTATGATGCTGGTTCCTTTCTGACTGCTATCTCTCAGTATCCCCTAAGTCACCGGCACCCCCCGTAATTTTTAATTATTTCTTTATGCTACGGACTGAAACGGGAGATGACGTTTTGTGTCTTTTTGTCGGACATCCAGGACTGGCGGGGGTTGAAGCGTTCGATTTGACGGATTTGTTCATACAGTTGCAGCTCTTGGGGCGTCAGTTCGGTGGGAATTTGAATCACGACCTCCACAATCTGGTCGCCGCGGGTGCCGTCTTCGCGGAGA encodes:
- a CDS encoding FkbM family methyltransferase yields the protein MISTLKAALKPLIPASLRRPLKRRLQQALSYFRPEFTPITPGGLDVQELVQLLGKDNPVILEIGCNNGEHTVQFLECFPRAKIYCFEPDPRAIADFQQRLGNDPRVQLYPIAISNQDGEIPFFMSDTHPDAAIARSWYDSGSIRRPKRHLERFPWIVFEKTITVPTQRLDTWCQAHSITQIDFIWADVQGAEVDLIQGGKQTLEKTRYFYTEYSNVELYEGQINLAHILRLLPNFRLVYRFAGDVLLQNQRLQ
- a CDS encoding CHAT domain-containing protein, whose amino-acid sequence is MKGFYRNLQQAPIKAEAWRQVQIALLRGLQGGVPVPLVIAQ